The following proteins are encoded in a genomic region of Sesamum indicum cultivar Zhongzhi No. 13 linkage group LG8, S_indicum_v1.0, whole genome shotgun sequence:
- the LOC105169152 gene encoding uncharacterized protein LOC105169152 isoform X1: MGKADNQRLPVVQHSNGSSASGTFLCRRCSVGVCRLFSVKCVVVLMFSVVAFLSALFWVLPIRYREAGFDAKDSIKRSATVQAYFKLQKPVSKLVPYTARLEYDINDEIGAPSLKIAVLSMHQARLSNHTSISNWTDVVFGFHPDLINSTITPVALSLLKSSLIDLFLQQYNLTLTFPIFGEPSSFEILKFPGGVTIIPERVAFIPQPLFNFTLNSSIYDIKENLLDLKKQLKLGLNLMPNEVVYVQVTNKHGSTIDPPVTVEASVASDLGTLLPERLRQLAQVITGSPAENLGLDHSVFGKVKEISLSSFLNHSLHAPTPSPSPSPSPFFDTGPSMTPSYSPAFSPNTHHSLPPCSNCYTSEPSGASPHSAPSPQNLGYHSLSPISDAPAPSVALGSPHCGSTDPLSPSPTPHPHQMSPNLSPYASIESPGAVSTPRMSPSHSPLPGVAYGAPGPDGRSGKALVSPLHVSSSFASACSSGTWKIQWIIGLLTFLLLFWIS, encoded by the exons ATGGGGAAGGCCGATAACCAGCGACTGCCAGTTGTGCAGCACTCTAATGGCAGTAGTGCTTCTGGAACCTTCCTCTGCCGGAGATGTTCGGTGGGTGTTTGCAGGCTCTTCAGCGTTAAATGCGTTGTTGTTTTGATGTTCAGTGTCGTCGCTTTTCTTTCCGCACTTTTCTGGGTTCTTCCTATTCGATACAGGGAAGCTGGGTTTGATGCTAAAGACTCCATCAAGCGCAgtg CCACTGTTCAAGCATACTTTAAGCTTCAAAAACCAGTTTCCAAGCTTGTACCATACACTGCGAGACTAGAATATGATATCAATGACGAGATAGGCGCCCCTTCCTTGAAG ATTGCTGTTCTGTCCATGCACCAGGCACGCTTATCTAACCATACCAGCATATCGAACTGGACAGATGTGGTGTTTGGCTTCCATCCTGATCTCATCAATAGTACAATCACTCCAGTGGCCTTGAGTCTGTTGAAGTCATCCTTGATAGATCTGTTTCTTCAGCAATACAATTTGACATTGACATTCCCGATTTTTGGAGAGCCCTCTTCATTTGAGATTCTGAAATTTCCTGGTGGGGTTACCATAATACCGGAACGAGTTGCTTTCATACCTCAGCCCCTTTTCAATTTCACTCTCAATAGCtcaatttatgatataaaGGAAAATCTTCTGGATTTGaagaaacaactaaaattgGGATTGAATCTGATGCCCAATGAG GTGGTATATGTACAGGTAACAAACAAGCATGGCTCAACAATAGATCCTCCTGTTACAGTTGAAGCTTCTGTTGCATCTGATCTGGGAACTCTACTGCCAGAGAGATTGAGACAGCTAGCTCAAGTAATTACTGGGTCTCCTGCAGAAAATCTTGGCCTTGATCATTCTGTTTTTGgaaaagttaaagaaattaGCTTGTCTTCGTTTCTAAATCATTCACTTCATGCCCCAACACCATCTCcttctccatctccatctccatTTTTTGATACTGGTCCATCCATGACTCCATCTTATTCTCCTGCCTTTTCACCTAACACTCATCATTCGCTACCACCTTGTTCTAACTGTTATACTTCTGAACCATCTGGTGCGAGCCCTCATTCTGCACCCAGTCCACAGAATCTCGGTTACCATTCTCTATCTCCAATTTCTGATGCTCCTGCACCCTCAGTAGCTTTGGGCAGTCCACATTGTGGTTCTACTGATCCACTGAGTCCTTCTCCAACTCCTCATCCCCACCAAATGTCTCCCAATTTATCACCTTATGCCTCCATTGAATCCCCAGGTGCAGTTTCAACACCTCGGATGTCACCAAGTCATTCTCCATTGCCTGGTGTTGCATATGGTGCTCCAGGTCCAGATGGAAGGAGTGGGAAAGCTTTGGTGTCTCCACTGCATGTTTCATCATCTTTTGCATCTGCCTGCTCAT CAGGCACTTGGAAGATTCAGTGGATAATTGGACTCCTtacatttcttcttttattctgGATATCCTAG
- the LOC105169152 gene encoding uncharacterized protein LOC105169152 isoform X2, with product MGKADNQRLPVVQHSNGSSASGTFLCRRCSVGVCRLFSVKCVVVLMFSVVAFLSALFWVLPIRYREAGFDAKDSIKRSATVQAYFKLQKPVSKLVPYTARLEYDINDEIGAPSLKIAVLSMHQARLSNHTSISNWTDVVFGFHPDLINSTITPVALSLLKSSLIDLFLQQYNLTLTFPIFGEPSSFEILKFPGGVTIIPERVAFIPQPLFNFTLNSSIYDIKENLLDLKKQLKLGLNLMPNEVVYVQVTNKHGSTIDPPVTVEASVASDLGTLLPERLRQLAQVITGSPAENLGLDHSVFGKVKEISLSSFLNHSLHAPTPSPSPSPSPFFDTGPSMTPSYSPAFSPNTHHSLPPCSNCYTSEPSGASPHSAPSPQNLGYHSLSPISDAPAPSVALGSPHCGSTDPLSPSPTPHPHQMSPNLSPYASIESPGAVSTPRMSPSHSPLPGVAYGAPGPDGRSGKALVSPLHVSSSFASACSCTWKIQWIIGLLTFLLLFWIS from the exons ATGGGGAAGGCCGATAACCAGCGACTGCCAGTTGTGCAGCACTCTAATGGCAGTAGTGCTTCTGGAACCTTCCTCTGCCGGAGATGTTCGGTGGGTGTTTGCAGGCTCTTCAGCGTTAAATGCGTTGTTGTTTTGATGTTCAGTGTCGTCGCTTTTCTTTCCGCACTTTTCTGGGTTCTTCCTATTCGATACAGGGAAGCTGGGTTTGATGCTAAAGACTCCATCAAGCGCAgtg CCACTGTTCAAGCATACTTTAAGCTTCAAAAACCAGTTTCCAAGCTTGTACCATACACTGCGAGACTAGAATATGATATCAATGACGAGATAGGCGCCCCTTCCTTGAAG ATTGCTGTTCTGTCCATGCACCAGGCACGCTTATCTAACCATACCAGCATATCGAACTGGACAGATGTGGTGTTTGGCTTCCATCCTGATCTCATCAATAGTACAATCACTCCAGTGGCCTTGAGTCTGTTGAAGTCATCCTTGATAGATCTGTTTCTTCAGCAATACAATTTGACATTGACATTCCCGATTTTTGGAGAGCCCTCTTCATTTGAGATTCTGAAATTTCCTGGTGGGGTTACCATAATACCGGAACGAGTTGCTTTCATACCTCAGCCCCTTTTCAATTTCACTCTCAATAGCtcaatttatgatataaaGGAAAATCTTCTGGATTTGaagaaacaactaaaattgGGATTGAATCTGATGCCCAATGAG GTGGTATATGTACAGGTAACAAACAAGCATGGCTCAACAATAGATCCTCCTGTTACAGTTGAAGCTTCTGTTGCATCTGATCTGGGAACTCTACTGCCAGAGAGATTGAGACAGCTAGCTCAAGTAATTACTGGGTCTCCTGCAGAAAATCTTGGCCTTGATCATTCTGTTTTTGgaaaagttaaagaaattaGCTTGTCTTCGTTTCTAAATCATTCACTTCATGCCCCAACACCATCTCcttctccatctccatctccatTTTTTGATACTGGTCCATCCATGACTCCATCTTATTCTCCTGCCTTTTCACCTAACACTCATCATTCGCTACCACCTTGTTCTAACTGTTATACTTCTGAACCATCTGGTGCGAGCCCTCATTCTGCACCCAGTCCACAGAATCTCGGTTACCATTCTCTATCTCCAATTTCTGATGCTCCTGCACCCTCAGTAGCTTTGGGCAGTCCACATTGTGGTTCTACTGATCCACTGAGTCCTTCTCCAACTCCTCATCCCCACCAAATGTCTCCCAATTTATCACCTTATGCCTCCATTGAATCCCCAGGTGCAGTTTCAACACCTCGGATGTCACCAAGTCATTCTCCATTGCCTGGTGTTGCATATGGTGCTCCAGGTCCAGATGGAAGGAGTGGGAAAGCTTTGGTGTCTCCACTGCATGTTTCATCATCTTTTGCATCTGCCTGCTCAT GCACTTGGAAGATTCAGTGGATAATTGGACTCCTtacatttcttcttttattctgGATATCCTAG
- the LOC105169151 gene encoding RHOMBOID-like protein 10, chloroplastic, translating into MMGSRMSSNPKYSMPILGAGPMPTTAVAFRLGDALRRRLHLGFLLRSSLKRVSHLGDVLLLKDICHERALQFTGFNCFQWSYHTFSATLMSLSFFNGNESRSDSKDFGKPQSRTSRRDFFDGRQWTNILLAANVLMYIAQSVSDGKVLYWGAKINSLISEGQLWRLATSSFLHANIGHLLVNCYSLNSVGPAIEKICGPRRYLTIYITSAIASSAMSYWFCSAPAVGASGAIFGLVGSFAMFVLRHRGMVKGTEGELKHIAQVIVLNMTIGLLSQGIDNWGHIGGLMGGAAASWLLGPAWEVESVSRDGRRIFTDRAPIFSLIRRHPK; encoded by the exons ATGATGGGATCAAGAATGTCATCCAATCCCAAGTACTCCATGCCCATTCTTGGAGCGGGACCCATGCCCACCACTGCCGTCGCCTTCCGCCTTGGCGACGCCCTCCGCCGCCGTCTTCATCTGGGTTTCCTCCTCCGGTCCTCCCTCaag AGAGTTTCTCATCTTGGTGATGTGCTCCTGTTGAAGGATATTTGTCATGAAAGGGCACTTCAATTTACAGGTTTTAATTGTTTCCAATGGTCATACCATACTTTTTCTGCTACATTGATGAGCTTAAGTTTCTTCAATGGAAATGAAAGTAGAAGTGATTCTAAAGATTTTGGGAAGCCGCAGTCAAGGACGTCAAGAAGAGACTTCTTTGACGGAAGGCAATGGACCAATATCCTTCTTGCCGCTAATGTACT AATGTACATAGCACAATCTGTCTCAGACGGCAAGGTTTTATACTGGGGGGCCAAG ATTAATAGTCTCATTAGTGAAGGGCAGCTGTGGAGGCTAGCTACATCTTCCTTTCTGCATGCAAATATCGGGCATCTGCTG GTTAATTGCTATTCTTTGAACTCAGTTGGTCCTGCCATTGAGAAAATATGTGGTCCTAGGAGATATCTAACAATATACATCACCTCTGCGATTGCAA GTTCAGCAATGAGTTACTGGTTCTGCAGTGCACCAGCAGTTGGTGCATCAGGAGCTATTTTCGGATTG GTCGGGTCTTTTGCTATGTTTGTATTGAGGCACAGAGGCATGGTCAAAGGCACTGAGGGAGAATTGAAACATATAGCTCAAGTGATTGTTCTGAACATG ACAATTGGGCTTCTATCTCAAGGCATTGACAACTGGGGACAT ATTGGAGGGTTGATGGGTGGAGCTGCAGCTTCTTGGCTTCTTGGTCCTGCATGGGAGGTTGAGTCTGTCTCCCGTGATGGGAGAAGAATTTTTACAGACAGGGCGCCAATATTTTCTCTCATAAGAAGACATCCCAAGTAA